In a genomic window of Patescibacteria group bacterium:
- a CDS encoding S24 family peptidase, translated as MKNSLISKVLKILMFKKNINTTQLARDLDLPQQTLQRIVSGTSPNPHIKNLKPIADFFNISLEQLRGEQPLPEFISDINLPNPTKSKARQLPKVFWEDIEIYLNNPEKYKYESTIFVDDSAGNKTFALTLGDSSMEPYFPINCLLILNQEKNPKDRSFVLMKIGDSKTYLFRQLLIDGEYKYLKALNPDLSAFPMRFLGENDEIIATMTEFRHLYD; from the coding sequence ATGAAAAATTCTTTGATAAGCAAGGTTTTGAAAATCTTGATGTTTAAAAAAAATATCAATACCACCCAATTAGCTCGTGATTTAGATCTACCACAACAAACGTTACAACGTATAGTTTCAGGCACTTCTCCAAACCCTCATATCAAAAATTTAAAACCGATAGCCGATTTTTTTAATATCTCGCTAGAACAGTTAAGAGGCGAGCAACCACTGCCTGAATTTATTTCAGATATAAATTTACCTAACCCCACAAAGTCTAAAGCCAGACAATTACCTAAAGTTTTTTGGGAAGATATTGAAATTTATTTAAACAATCCGGAAAAATATAAATATGAAAGCACCATCTTTGTTGACGATTCTGCAGGCAATAAGACATTTGCTCTGACTCTAGGTGACTCATCAATGGAACCCTATTTCCCGATAAATTGTTTATTAATCCTAAATCAAGAAAAAAATCCAAAGGATCGGAGTTTTGTTTTAATGAAAATTGGAGATAGCAAAACCTATCTTTTTCGCCAGCTTTTAATTGATGGTGAATATAAATATCTAAAAGCTTTAAATCCAGATCTTAGCGCATTCCCAATGCGTTTCTTAGGGGAAAATGATGAAATCATTGCCACCATGACTGAATTCAGGCATCTATACGATTAA
- a CDS encoding alpha/beta hydrolase, whose protein sequence is MQPGPFTNKMDYNIKSQAAPMTNCLFIHGAFQGGWVWDKIKPMLFLGDYTAYFPSLKGSAERINELTEQTGLQEHINDICHMIDELGLTNLTLIGHSYGGMVITGIAQQRPGKVRGLIYLDAVFPETQQSLLDILGPKAANIFYSAAAKGDGWQVQPFPAATFGLTKTEDINWAVPRHTPQALKTFTDKITTFSEYRADVEKTFIHCLQGNAIMNKIAHQAKNKGCHCIEISTPHCPMITHPSLLATILNAKIKANDSLITQTAYQHGRIIY, encoded by the coding sequence ATGCAACCTGGGCCTTTCACCAACAAAATGGATTACAATATAAAATCCCAGGCTGCTCCAATGACTAACTGTCTCTTTATTCATGGCGCCTTCCAAGGCGGATGGGTCTGGGACAAAATTAAGCCAATGCTATTTTTGGGTGACTACACTGCTTATTTTCCCTCATTAAAAGGCTCGGCTGAAAGAATCAACGAGCTTACTGAACAAACTGGTCTACAAGAACATATTAATGACATATGTCATATGATAGATGAGCTAGGTTTAACTAATTTGACCTTGATCGGCCATAGCTATGGTGGGATGGTAATAACCGGAATCGCACAGCAGCGGCCAGGTAAAGTCCGTGGTTTAATTTATCTAGATGCTGTTTTTCCTGAGACACAACAAAGCTTACTCGATATATTAGGGCCAAAAGCAGCAAATATATTTTATTCGGCCGCAGCCAAAGGGGACGGCTGGCAAGTGCAGCCATTTCCTGCCGCAACTTTTGGGTTAACTAAAACTGAAGACATTAATTGGGCAGTCCCCAGACACACACCACAAGCACTGAAAACTTTTACAGATAAAATAACGACATTTTCAGAATATCGTGCTGATGTAGAAAAAACTTTTATTCATTGCTTGCAAGGCAATGCGATAATGAACAAAATAGCTCACCAAGCAAAAAATAAAGGTTGTCACTGTATTGAGATATCAACGCCACACTGTCCTATGATTACCCATCCAAGTTTATTAGCCACTATTTTAAATGCGAAAATAAAGGCTAATGATTCGCTGATAACTCAAACAGCTTATCAACACGGCAGGATCATTTATTAA
- a CDS encoding carbon storage regulator — SVNSTLNDLISKKKKNKEVIMSVLVIEKLKEVIVINGNIEIAIAEIKGSLIKLAIQAPLEIPICREEISRAIPFQTN; from the coding sequence TCTCTGTAAATAGTACACTAAACGATCTAATCTCTAAAAAAAAGAAAAATAAGGAGGTTATAATGTCCGTGCTCGTAATAGAAAAGCTAAAAGAAGTAATTGTTATTAATGGCAATATTGAAATTGCTATAGCAGAAATAAAGGGTTCATTAATAAAATTGGCAATCCAAGCGCCGCTTGAAATACCAATATGTCGGGAAGAAATTAGCAGGGCGATACCTTTTCAGACTAATTAA
- a CDS encoding queuosine precursor transporter, with protein sequence MIKEELKLPRYLNLLSMIYAVIFISSVVMAHKIILLSDNIVISVSAFIIPITYVFLDAIAEVYGYDAARKIIWSTLFCELIFAVICSSLLLLPSPPQIDNQAAYQIVVGSLLRTFVGSFLGVVSGSFLNIFLISKLKIKYKGGFFILRCILSSMLGELIFTIVSICIIFIGTMPLVEVLQLIYTSYLVKLIFSVISVFPVSFLVMYLKRNEATDIYKSGVSFNPFKLESK encoded by the coding sequence ATGATAAAAGAAGAACTCAAATTGCCTCGGTATTTAAATTTATTGAGTATGATATATGCTGTCATTTTTATCTCATCAGTCGTTATGGCGCATAAGATTATTTTGTTAAGTGATAATATCGTCATCTCAGTCTCTGCTTTCATTATCCCTATAACCTATGTTTTTTTAGATGCCATCGCGGAAGTGTATGGCTATGATGCAGCTAGAAAAATCATCTGGAGCACATTATTTTGTGAATTGATTTTTGCAGTGATTTGCAGTAGCTTATTATTGCTTCCTTCTCCACCACAAATTGATAATCAGGCAGCTTACCAAATCGTAGTGGGTTCATTATTGCGAACTTTTGTCGGTAGCTTTTTAGGTGTGGTATCTGGGTCATTTCTCAATATTTTCCTTATTTCAAAATTGAAAATCAAGTATAAAGGAGGGTTTTTTATATTGCGTTGCATCTTGTCTTCTATGCTGGGAGAATTAATTTTTACGATCGTAAGCATTTGTATCATTTTTATTGGCACTATGCCTTTGGTAGAGGTATTGCAATTAATTTACACTTCTTATTTAGTCAAATTAATATTTTCAGTCATAAGTGTTTTTCCTGTATCATTTTTGGTTATGTATTTAAAGCGAAACGAAGCCACAGATATTTATAAGTCGGGCGTGAGCTTTAATCCATTTAAGTTAGAAAGTAAATAG